A genomic stretch from Shewanella sediminis HAW-EB3 includes:
- the nikR gene encoding nickel-responsive transcriptional regulator NikR, protein MSDETIRFTVSLPESLFKEIELDQQERGYQSRSEYIRDLFRDRIVDKQWNNSKEDVVGVLTLVFDHHQRGLSEKLIEIQHNHLVHVLCSTHVHVDHHNCLETIIIKGQASEVNLLVNQISALKGVKVARLSRAGIV, encoded by the coding sequence ATGTCCGACGAAACTATCCGCTTTACCGTATCCCTGCCAGAGTCACTCTTTAAAGAGATTGAGTTAGATCAACAAGAGCGTGGTTACCAGTCTCGTTCTGAGTACATCCGGGATCTATTCAGGGACCGTATTGTCGATAAACAGTGGAATAACAGCAAGGAAGATGTGGTTGGTGTACTCACATTAGTGTTCGATCACCACCAACGCGGACTGTCAGAAAAGCTCATAGAGATCCAGCATAATCACCTGGTGCATGTGCTTTGCAGTACACATGTGCATGTGGACCATCATAACTGTTTAGAAACCATCATCATCAAGGGCCAAGCATCCGAGGTCAACTTATTGGTTAACCAAATTTCTGCGCTTAAGGGAGTGAAAGTCGCTCGCCTAAGCCGAGCCGGGATTGTGTAA
- a CDS encoding ExeA family protein — translation MFQAFYRLNENPFSNEVSSSNLFLSEHHREALTCLNYGLNETGGFVLLTGEEGSGKTSVVKAFLKQVSTTHDTAFITNPSISEHELLAKVCNKLNIPYEGTPSLKCFTDLLCQFLLNNDAQGRSTLVIIDEAQYLSSAVLEQLRLLTNLETDTKKLLQLILVGRPELIQMLRQEELRQVSQRITARLHIPSLSQSETSAYIQHHLRVAGHHDPLFAPAALKAVHRYSGGRPSMINQLCEQALMIGHAQSKNTIDSSIISTAVSQIPAIKIKPRNDRSLFATLSAMAVATVAVLMILTLTLTHSVPKKPTDRVEQETMTETAMMAGRLPQEQLALDGEESSRLKERDPIAAQNFQLPPKHFNEAQGAINAEHSAVDGPSEQEKTPIIEQETEHALIAQSSEMDADAKASSNVDRNQSTKPLVRVQPNWYVLQIYAGRARPDDITKFHCENINLLIRHHNETYYLTSEHLTLPQAKQTKRLMTEKCQIDTWIKPLPKGWQALVASQN, via the coding sequence ATGTTTCAAGCGTTTTACCGGCTCAATGAAAACCCATTTTCGAACGAAGTTTCTTCTAGTAACCTGTTTCTCAGTGAGCATCACAGAGAGGCCCTGACCTGTCTGAATTACGGTTTAAATGAAACCGGCGGATTCGTGCTGTTAACCGGCGAAGAGGGTTCGGGTAAAACGAGTGTAGTCAAAGCGTTTCTCAAACAGGTATCAACCACCCACGATACGGCCTTCATCACTAACCCTTCGATAAGTGAACATGAATTATTGGCGAAGGTATGCAATAAACTCAATATTCCTTATGAAGGAACCCCCAGCCTAAAGTGCTTTACCGATCTTCTCTGTCAATTCTTGCTCAATAACGATGCTCAGGGCCGTAGCACACTGGTTATCATAGACGAAGCACAATACCTGAGCAGTGCAGTACTGGAACAACTCAGACTACTGACAAACTTAGAGACTGACACAAAAAAGTTACTCCAGTTGATTTTGGTTGGCAGACCCGAGTTAATTCAGATGTTGAGGCAAGAGGAGCTTAGACAAGTCTCGCAAAGGATCACGGCAAGGCTTCATATCCCTTCGCTTTCCCAATCAGAAACAAGTGCGTATATACAGCATCACCTGAGGGTGGCAGGCCATCACGATCCGCTGTTTGCTCCCGCAGCCTTAAAGGCTGTACATAGATACAGTGGAGGGCGGCCCTCTATGATTAACCAGCTCTGTGAACAGGCTTTGATGATTGGCCATGCTCAATCAAAAAACACCATAGATTCAAGCATCATCTCTACTGCCGTCAGTCAAATTCCGGCGATTAAAATAAAGCCACGCAATGACCGCTCCCTTTTCGCTACGCTAAGCGCAATGGCGGTCGCGACTGTGGCGGTGTTAATGATACTCACGCTGACATTAACCCACAGCGTTCCAAAAAAGCCAACTGACCGAGTCGAACAAGAGACTATGACAGAAACCGCTATGATGGCAGGCCGCCTCCCCCAAGAGCAGTTGGCATTGGATGGAGAAGAAAGCTCCAGGCTCAAAGAACGAGACCCGATAGCAGCGCAGAACTTCCAGCTCCCCCCGAAACATTTCAATGAAGCGCAAGGTGCTATCAACGCCGAACATAGTGCAGTGGATGGGCCCAGCGAGCAGGAAAAGACGCCAATCATCGAACAAGAAACTGAGCACGCTCTTATCGCTCAATCATCCGAAATGGATGCAGATGCTAAAGCTTCATCAAACGTGGACCGTAATCAATCGACCAAGCCTCTGGTCCGGGTTCAACCGAACTGGTATGTACTACAGATCTATGCAGGACGTGCCCGTCCCGATGACATAACCAAGTTTCACTGTGAGAACATTAATTTACTTATCAGACATCACAATGAGACCTATTATCTCACCTCAGAACACCTGACCTTACCTCAGGCAAAACAGACGAAACGGCTAATGACAGAAAAGTGCCAAATCGATACCTGGATTAAACCCCTCCCGAAGGGCTGGCAAGCTCTGGTGGCATCTCAGAACTAG
- a CDS encoding alpha/beta hydrolase family protein, with amino-acid sequence MNNKIKHAKHALAVAIGLLSFSASASEAITAEELATLQQVTQVQVSPDGDSVAFTRSVPRKLYQDKDGLNWGELYIVDDKGVERPYITGEVNIKQIQWSKDGTLIYFLAKMGDDEFVTLYQIPFDGGQALKTMALDGTDIGHFSLSEDNKQIALLAMPAKEKSEKKLKELGFKAEIYEENLKNKQLFVVDLAVTDKPLKPIAWEIEDYVSDMHWSPEGETLLIKTQPTALIDDKYMKSKWQIVNIATQQTVTTFITEGKLGAAEFSHDGKYIAIHGAEDKHDPATGRLFLGNVKSGEVTDWLPDFKGHVADFEWANDENTLYLIANVDTQSVVATIKPGKTKYKEVVKGGKFIAGKLSISDSDATVTLKGNTAEHPNEVFMLRGSKHKQTRLTHSNSWLGDKRFAKQESIEFKARDGVEIGGVLIYPLDHKEGQRYPLIMSVHGGPESHDKDGWVTNYSRPGQMAAAQGYAVFYPNYRGSTGKGVDYSKLGQNDYAGKEFDDLVDFKDHLVDMGLVDSKKVGITGGSYGGYASAWAATKLTKHFAASVMFVGVTNQLSKFGTTDISNEMHLVHARSYPWDKWQWYLERSPIYWAGQSETPLLIMHGKDDPRVHPAQSMELYRYMKVQGKDVRLVYYPGEGHGNKKVAAQYDYNLRLMRWMDHYLKNDGKEMPDYKLDHEAKLEQITKADAE; translated from the coding sequence ATGAACAACAAGATAAAACATGCCAAACATGCTTTAGCGGTAGCAATCGGTCTGCTGAGCTTTTCGGCTTCAGCAAGCGAAGCGATCACGGCGGAAGAGTTGGCAACACTTCAACAGGTGACTCAGGTACAGGTCAGCCCTGACGGCGACAGCGTAGCATTTACCCGTTCGGTACCGAGAAAACTTTATCAGGACAAAGATGGCTTGAATTGGGGCGAGCTATACATTGTCGACGATAAAGGCGTTGAACGTCCTTACATCACGGGCGAAGTGAATATCAAGCAGATCCAGTGGTCAAAAGACGGCACTTTGATCTATTTTCTTGCCAAGATGGGCGATGATGAATTCGTCACCCTATACCAGATCCCATTCGATGGTGGTCAGGCCCTGAAAACCATGGCTCTCGATGGTACCGATATCGGACACTTCTCATTAAGTGAAGATAATAAGCAGATCGCGTTATTGGCCATGCCAGCCAAAGAGAAATCAGAGAAGAAACTTAAGGAGCTGGGTTTTAAGGCTGAGATCTACGAAGAGAACTTAAAGAACAAGCAGCTATTTGTTGTCGACCTCGCCGTTACCGACAAACCACTAAAGCCAATAGCGTGGGAGATAGAGGATTATGTCTCGGATATGCATTGGTCTCCTGAGGGAGAGACGCTGTTAATCAAGACTCAGCCAACTGCTCTGATCGATGATAAATACATGAAATCGAAGTGGCAGATAGTCAATATCGCCACTCAACAAACCGTGACGACCTTTATTACCGAAGGGAAATTAGGTGCAGCCGAGTTTTCCCATGACGGTAAATATATCGCCATCCATGGCGCCGAAGATAAGCATGACCCGGCAACCGGACGTCTGTTCCTGGGGAATGTTAAAAGCGGTGAAGTGACCGATTGGTTGCCTGACTTCAAGGGCCATGTAGCAGATTTTGAGTGGGCTAACGATGAGAACACTCTGTATTTAATCGCAAATGTGGATACTCAGTCGGTAGTCGCCACCATCAAGCCCGGTAAGACTAAATACAAGGAGGTGGTTAAGGGCGGCAAGTTTATCGCCGGCAAGCTGAGCATCTCAGATTCGGATGCAACGGTAACTTTAAAAGGCAATACAGCCGAGCATCCCAACGAAGTGTTTATGCTCCGTGGCAGCAAACATAAGCAGACTCGTCTTACTCACTCAAACAGCTGGTTAGGCGATAAACGCTTCGCTAAGCAAGAGAGCATTGAGTTCAAGGCCCGTGATGGCGTGGAGATTGGTGGAGTGTTGATCTACCCATTAGATCATAAGGAAGGTCAACGTTACCCGCTCATCATGTCGGTACACGGCGGCCCCGAGAGTCATGACAAAGATGGTTGGGTCACCAACTACTCACGTCCGGGTCAGATGGCTGCAGCGCAAGGCTATGCCGTCTTCTATCCCAATTATCGCGGCAGTACGGGTAAAGGAGTCGACTACTCTAAACTTGGACAAAACGATTATGCGGGTAAAGAGTTTGATGATCTGGTGGACTTTAAAGATCACTTAGTCGACATGGGGTTAGTAGACAGTAAGAAAGTCGGTATTACAGGCGGCTCTTACGGCGGTTATGCTTCGGCATGGGCGGCAACAAAACTGACCAAACATTTCGCCGCAAGCGTAATGTTTGTCGGTGTGACCAACCAGTTGTCTAAGTTTGGTACCACAGATATCTCTAACGAGATGCACTTAGTACATGCCCGCTCATACCCTTGGGACAAGTGGCAATGGTATCTGGAGCGCAGCCCTATCTACTGGGCGGGTCAATCAGAGACACCACTACTGATCATGCATGGTAAAGATGATCCTCGCGTTCATCCGGCTCAATCTATGGAGCTTTACCGCTACATGAAAGTTCAGGGGAAAGATGTACGCCTGGTCTATTACCCGGGTGAAGGTCACGGTAACAAAAAAGTCGCTGCCCAGTATGATTACAACCTGCGTCTGATGCGCTGGATGGATCACTATCTGAAAAATGATGGTAAAGAGATGCCCGACTACAAGCTTGATCATGAGGCTAAATTAGAGCAGATAACCAAGGCTGACGCAGAGTAA
- a CDS encoding TonB-dependent receptor plug domain-containing protein: MSKLKISYAITLLLLSNYVIADDKIEKISVHGIEYQTEGTYNNVALGSDVTIISQEMIVQAGSVDINKILTQFVPGLFANGRAGRHTDTDYSLQGSRPKDILWLIDGNRLNNRLYGSTYTDTINPMMIERIEVIKGGQGAIYGSDAIAGVINIITKQYQGHDQGEVSLSADSLPSYDAGAFVNAEVGDFQYTLSASSSQSEGYQLWPDEEYSPTAALDKERGYQMNNFSGKLRWQPNKSHSVSIFTQLNKGKLERPLAYNAILSENDREQQLSYLDWQYQASEQLLLQTKVHYQEWDSHYSEITKDKQGNTEIAYWNSYWGFTDIGATISANYLTDTGSQLLTGVEFQQYDGADEVMEFVAVKDDNYAAFVQYQPTFNALPDTALSLSARFNRISDSDQHWVGSLGITHLLNQKWQLRGSIANGYRQPTAEESQSQVGTLGNPDLESETSQNINLGVTFQGEANITFDAFWRNIDNLIEATDLGNAVWQYNNVAGDVTSFGADFHLVTDLTEALEFELSAGYANAERQDTGEQISRVPEFTGFSMLNYHTSDELNFWLSGKYVGKFLDYGLTAGDYVIASLGAQYWLTSDLNQQVSFTIDNLFDSEVTQSIFKHGHRAEYPIASMGAPRTLQLQYRYLF; this comes from the coding sequence ATGTCTAAATTAAAAATAAGTTATGCAATAACTCTACTCTTATTATCTAACTATGTTATTGCCGATGATAAAATTGAAAAAATATCGGTTCATGGAATTGAATATCAAACGGAAGGAACTTATAACAATGTCGCTCTTGGTAGCGACGTTACCATTATAAGTCAGGAGATGATTGTTCAAGCCGGTAGTGTAGACATTAATAAGATTTTAACTCAGTTTGTACCGGGGCTTTTTGCTAATGGTCGCGCGGGTCGTCACACCGATACCGATTACTCTCTTCAGGGCAGCCGTCCGAAAGATATTCTCTGGCTGATTGATGGTAACAGGCTAAATAACCGTCTCTATGGCTCAACCTATACAGACACGATAAACCCCATGATGATCGAGCGTATTGAGGTGATCAAAGGGGGACAAGGTGCTATCTATGGATCCGACGCCATAGCCGGGGTTATCAATATAATAACCAAGCAATACCAAGGCCATGATCAGGGAGAGGTATCCCTATCTGCCGATTCACTGCCAAGCTATGATGCCGGAGCCTTCGTCAATGCCGAGGTGGGTGACTTTCAATACACGCTAAGCGCCAGCAGCAGCCAATCTGAAGGATACCAACTCTGGCCAGATGAAGAGTACTCACCGACGGCCGCTTTAGATAAAGAGCGTGGCTACCAGATGAATAACTTCAGTGGCAAGCTCCGTTGGCAACCCAATAAAAGCCATAGTGTCAGCATATTTACTCAGCTAAACAAGGGAAAGCTCGAACGCCCGCTCGCTTACAATGCAATCTTAAGCGAGAACGATAGAGAGCAGCAACTCTCCTACCTCGACTGGCAATATCAAGCCAGTGAGCAACTACTGCTACAAACCAAGGTTCATTATCAAGAGTGGGACTCACATTACAGTGAGATAACGAAAGATAAACAAGGTAATACAGAAATAGCTTACTGGAACTCCTACTGGGGATTTACCGATATAGGTGCGACAATATCGGCAAATTACCTTACCGATACCGGATCGCAGCTCCTCACCGGTGTCGAGTTTCAGCAGTATGATGGCGCCGATGAAGTGATGGAGTTTGTCGCAGTAAAAGATGACAACTATGCTGCATTTGTCCAATACCAGCCCACATTTAATGCTCTGCCCGATACGGCTCTCTCACTGAGTGCAAGATTCAACCGTATTTCAGACAGCGACCAACACTGGGTTGGCTCATTAGGAATTACCCATCTGTTGAACCAAAAGTGGCAGCTTAGGGGCTCTATAGCCAATGGATACCGTCAACCCACGGCTGAAGAGTCACAATCTCAAGTCGGCACCTTAGGTAATCCTGATCTTGAATCTGAAACGAGTCAAAACATTAATCTGGGTGTCACCTTTCAGGGAGAGGCAAATATCACTTTCGATGCTTTCTGGCGAAATATCGATAACCTGATTGAAGCGACCGATCTCGGTAATGCGGTTTGGCAATACAATAATGTGGCAGGAGACGTCACCAGCTTCGGCGCAGATTTTCATCTTGTCACTGACTTGACTGAAGCTCTGGAGTTTGAGCTTAGTGCGGGTTATGCCAATGCCGAGCGACAGGATACGGGTGAGCAGATCTCACGCGTACCGGAGTTCACCGGATTTAGTATGCTCAATTATCACACTTCAGATGAACTTAACTTCTGGCTCAGCGGAAAGTATGTCGGTAAATTCCTGGATTACGGGCTAACCGCAGGCGACTACGTTATCGCGAGTCTGGGTGCGCAATACTGGTTAACATCAGATCTTAATCAACAAGTCTCATTCACCATAGATAACCTTTTCGACAGTGAAGTGACACAAAGTATCTTCAAGCACGGCCACCGCGCCGAATACCCTATCGCATCGATGGGTGCCCCTCGTACACTACAGCTTCAGTATCGTTACCTGTTTTAA
- a CDS encoding ABC transporter substrate-binding protein — protein MRTLFVIIGLFCISVFVNSANAQPNTLTIALGAEPDSGFDPVYGWGKYNNPLFQSSLIKRDDKLKLTPDLALSWVLSKDKLTWDLNLRDGVLFSDGTQLTAEDIKFTFDTAKAAASVHDLTNLSKVIITSNNSLSFKLKKPDINFIDNFINLAIVPAHSYNSGYGQMPTGSGPFKLVRWDKGQQLIVKVNPYYYGQKPFFEKLIIVFSDEESRYSRLVTGQLDLAAIAPRYAQALPAGFKLWSIESVDNRGISWPMPGVQSDDIGNDVTSQLVIRQAIDRVIDRDVLVNQLLDGHATAAYSIADGLPWGPVETPLQVSSDKQLSEALALLDKSGWKLVDGTRQKQGLRASMTLYYLAGDSIREQLALTVAQMVKPLGIEIHPRGESWENIYKHMHNQPVLFGFGSHSASEVRFVHHSQYRGRDYYNAGYYINAELDAVLDSAQHAASWEESLPYWRHAQALIRQDLPWTWLVNLRHLYAANRCLDLAEPGVEPHGHGWPLANNISKWRWTCQ, from the coding sequence GTGAGAACATTATTTGTTATTATCGGTCTGTTTTGTATTTCAGTTTTTGTTAATTCAGCAAATGCTCAGCCTAATACATTAACCATAGCTTTAGGTGCCGAACCAGATAGTGGCTTCGATCCTGTTTATGGTTGGGGTAAGTATAATAACCCTCTATTTCAGTCATCGTTAATAAAACGAGATGATAAATTAAAATTAACTCCGGACTTGGCTTTATCCTGGGTTTTATCTAAAGACAAACTCACTTGGGATTTAAATCTAAGAGATGGAGTGTTATTTAGTGATGGAACTCAGTTAACGGCTGAAGATATTAAGTTTACATTCGACACTGCTAAAGCTGCTGCAAGTGTTCATGACTTAACTAACTTGTCAAAAGTAATTATTACCTCCAATAATTCATTGTCATTTAAATTAAAAAAGCCAGATATAAACTTTATCGACAACTTTATTAACCTCGCGATCGTTCCCGCACACTCTTATAATTCAGGTTATGGTCAAATGCCTACCGGCAGTGGGCCATTTAAGCTGGTACGTTGGGATAAGGGGCAACAGTTAATTGTTAAAGTTAATCCATATTACTACGGCCAGAAACCATTTTTTGAAAAACTGATCATAGTGTTCAGCGATGAGGAGAGCCGCTATTCGCGCTTAGTTACCGGCCAACTGGACTTGGCGGCCATAGCGCCGCGCTACGCACAGGCTTTACCTGCCGGTTTTAAACTCTGGAGTATCGAGTCGGTTGACAATCGTGGGATCTCCTGGCCCATGCCGGGTGTACAAAGTGACGATATCGGCAATGATGTCACATCTCAATTAGTGATACGTCAGGCGATAGATAGGGTGATAGATCGTGATGTACTCGTGAACCAGTTACTCGATGGCCACGCCACGGCGGCATATTCTATTGCCGACGGCTTGCCCTGGGGCCCGGTTGAGACTCCCCTACAGGTGTCTTCCGACAAGCAGTTGTCTGAAGCGTTAGCGCTGCTGGATAAATCGGGTTGGAAGCTTGTCGATGGCACACGTCAAAAACAGGGTCTTAGGGCGAGCATGACACTCTACTACCTTGCCGGCGACAGTATCCGTGAGCAGCTGGCCTTAACTGTTGCGCAGATGGTGAAGCCTTTAGGTATTGAGATACATCCGAGGGGGGAAAGCTGGGAGAATATCTATAAGCATATGCATAACCAACCTGTGTTGTTTGGCTTCGGTAGCCATTCGGCCAGTGAAGTGAGGTTTGTGCATCACAGCCAATATCGGGGCCGGGACTATTACAATGCAGGTTATTACATTAATGCTGAGTTAGATGCTGTGCTCGACAGTGCGCAGCATGCGGCTTCATGGGAGGAGTCACTGCCATACTGGAGGCACGCTCAGGCATTGATACGTCAGGATCTTCCCTGGACCTGGCTGGTTAATCTTAGGCATCTCTACGCAGCAAATCGCTGCCTCGATCTCG